A single genomic interval of Carettochelys insculpta isolate YL-2023 chromosome 16, ASM3395843v1, whole genome shotgun sequence harbors:
- the TELO2 gene encoding telomere length regulation protein TEL2 homolog isoform X1 yields the protein MEPEPFEVGRAVRETINILSSSRDGVQISKALGTIKCYLGGNENQPLLKEREEFTRVHFSAFLQGLVSNLSPDWIELLTTDQQKELCDSFFLEGPADQAFLVLLDSIISTGLRFRLMKLVSILEQFLQMGGISAVIWEVCRQQAQADSPMLQETFLNKVVCLPDHLCNKLQGNNLPIFFPQNYFPLLATEIIQVLQWICDLLRGGVDCSISFVSQILGKVCVHGRQKEILNKLVPRLMDLTKVDCIWQRICWQLVECVPDRWMEAVVSGFVQTAPGADVLSQLLGNLVVKNKKAQFVVTQKLLLLQYGYETTVLQNLLGYLALDSVRYSLLIKVLKELLETWGSSSAVKHCPVEQQLYISKAILICLSHLKEPEIESNRQELLVSMMGGMKCHLDSNLPRVRRLGMVVAESISSRINTDGPSLKFQYEDDDETRELKSLIKQTAPLQPPITYLPNAGGNDSSSATPKALSKPSGTPHPSACAVPEERSDSELDSDDDLIPYDMSEDRELKKMKAPVYIRDCIEVLTRSEDVDKWEATMKVLDCLIRRNPATVREVSMELAKVLLHLEERTYIEGFVELRQRALVALTVTDPVQVVQYLTSQFYSLNYSLCQRMDILDVLALAAQELSQPHISGKNKPSSVLSPCVQTLPGRDSTQDWRRIVDERIKSKTRYLTKGQSLVGAACGPNRFSSLAGHFFFPLIQSFDRPLVTFDLLGDDHLVLGRLAHTLAILMYFAVHTVAAAAMGKALLEFVWALRFHTDSYVRQGLLTAVSSILLSVPSDCLLEDMTNEFLETQSWLADVAEKDPDGDCRRLACQNLLLMENLLKKLRSASP from the exons ATGGAGCCTGAGCCCTTTGAAGTTGGCCGTGCAGTACGAGAGACTATCAACATCCTTTCCTCTTCCAGGGATGGAGTCCAGATCTCCAAGGCGCTTGGCACAATTAAGTGCTACCTAGGTGGAAATGAAAACCAACCCCTCCTAAAGGAGAGGGAAGAATTTACTCGTGTCCATTTTTCTGCCTTTCTGCAAGGTCTTGTTAGTAACCTGAGTCCAGATTGGATAGAATTACTTACGACTGATCAGCAGAAGGAATTATGTGACAGCTTTTTCTTGGAAGGGCCAGCTGACCAAGCTTTTTTGGTTCTGCTGGACTCCATCATTTCTACTGG TCTCAGGTTTCGCTTGATGAAGCTCGTTAGCATCCTGGAACAGTTTCTGCAGATGGGAGGCATATCAGCTGTGATCTGGGAGGTCTGTCGTCAGCAGGCTCAGGCTGATTCACCTATGTTACAAGAGACCTTCCTCAACAAGGTTGTGTGTCTGCCTGATCACTTGTGCAACAAGCTCCAGGGGAATAACCTGCCTATATTTTTCCCACAAAACTATTTCCCTCTGCTGGCTACTGAAATCATCCAGGTGTTGCAATGGATCTGTGACTTGCTGAGAG GTGGCGTGGACTGTTCCATTTCCTTTGTGTCTCAGATCTTGGGGAAAGTCTGTGTGCATGGGAGACAAA AAGAAATTCTGAATAAGTTGGTGCCCCGACTAATGGATCTGACCAAGGTGGACTGCATATGGCAGAGGATATGCTGGCAACTCGTTGAATGTGTGCCAGATCGTTGGATGGAAGCTGTGGTCAGTGGCTTTGTTCAGACAGCACCTGG GGCGGATGTCTTGTCTCAATTACTGGGGAACCTGGTTGTGAAAAACAAGAAAGCTCAATTTGTGGTGACTCAGAAACTGCTACTCCTGCAGTATGGCTATGAG ACTACAGTGCTGCAGAACCTCCTTGGATACCTGGCTCTAGACAGTGTTCGATATTCCTTATTGATCAAA GTGCTGAAAGAACTCCTGGagacctggggcagcagcagtgctgtaaAGCACTGTCCAGTTGAGCAGCAATTGTATATTAGCAAGGCCATCCTCATCTGCCTCTCCCACCTGAAGGAGCCTGAAATAGAGAGCAACAGACAAG AGCTTCTTGTCAGTATGATGGGAGGGATGAAATGCCACCTGGATAGCAATTTGCCACGGGTTCGGCGTCTGGGAATGGTCGTGGCAGAGAGCATCAGTTCCAGAATAAACACAGATGGGCCTAGCCTGAAATTCCAG tatgaagatgatgatgagacCAGAGAGTTAAAGTCACTTATAAAGCAGACTGCACCACTACAGCCCCCTATCACCTACCTGCCAAATGCTGG CGGGAATGACAGTTCATCTGCTACACCAAAAGCTTTGTCAAAACCAAGTGGGACCCCGCACCCATCAGCCTGTGCTGTGCCAGAGGAGAGGTCTGACTCAGAGCTTGACAG TGATGATGACCTCATCCCTTATGACATGTCAGAGGATAGAGAGCTAAAGAAGATGAAAGCTCCAGTCTATATCCGAGACTGTATTGAAG TCCTAaccagatctgaagatgtggacAAGTGGGAAGCCACAATGAAGGTGCTGGATTGTCTTATTCGTAGGAATCCAGCTACTGTAAGAGAG GTGAGCATGGAACTGGCtaaagtgctgctgcacctggaggaGAGAACCTACATTGAGGGCTTTGTGGAGCTGCGCCAGAGAGCCCTAGTGGCTCTGACTGTCACCGATCCAGTCCAA GTGGTGCAGTACCTGACCTCCCAGTTCTACTCCCTGAACTACAGTCTCTGTCAGCGCATGGACATTCTGGAT GTCCTAGCTTTGGCTGCTCAGGAACTCTCTCAGCCCCATATCTCTGGGAAAAACAAGCCCAGCAGTGTCCTGAGTCCTTGTGTCCAGACTCTCCCTGGCAGGGACAGCACCCAGGACTGGAGAAGGATTGTGGACGAAAGGATCAAAAGTAAGACGCGCTATTTGACGAAG GGTCAGTCTCTAGTGGGAGCGGCTTGTGGCCCAAACAGGTTCAGTTCTCTAGCTGGGCATTTCTTCTTCCCGCTGATTCAGAGCTTTGACAG GCCTCTGGTAACTTTTGACCTTTTAGGAGATGATCACCTTGTGCTGGGAAGGCTGGCGCACACTCTGGCAATCCTGATGTACTTCGCTGTCCACACTGTG gcagctgctgccatgggaaaGGCACTGCTGGAGTTCGTCTGGGCCTTGCGCTTTCACACAGACTC GTATGTGCGTCAGGGCCTCCTGACTGCAGTTTCCTCCATCCTCTTGAGTGTCCCTAGTGACTGCCTGCTGGAGGACATGACAAATGAGTTCTTGGAGACCCAGTCCTGGCTGGCAG
- the TELO2 gene encoding telomere length regulation protein TEL2 homolog isoform X2, with the protein MEPEPFEVGRAVRETINILSSSRDGVQISKALGTIKCYLGGNENQPLLKEREEFTRVHFSAFLQGLVSNLSPDWIELLTTDQQKELCDSFFLEGPADQAFLVLLDSIISTGLRFRLMKLVSILEQFLQMGGISAVIWEVCRQQAQADSPMLQETFLNKVVCLPDHLCNKLQGNNLPIFFPQNYFPLLATEIIQVLQWICDLLRGGVDCSISFVSQILGKVCVHGRQKILNKLVPRLMDLTKVDCIWQRICWQLVECVPDRWMEAVVSGFVQTAPGADVLSQLLGNLVVKNKKAQFVVTQKLLLLQYGYETTVLQNLLGYLALDSVRYSLLIKVLKELLETWGSSSAVKHCPVEQQLYISKAILICLSHLKEPEIESNRQELLVSMMGGMKCHLDSNLPRVRRLGMVVAESISSRINTDGPSLKFQYEDDDETRELKSLIKQTAPLQPPITYLPNAGGNDSSSATPKALSKPSGTPHPSACAVPEERSDSELDSDDDLIPYDMSEDRELKKMKAPVYIRDCIEVLTRSEDVDKWEATMKVLDCLIRRNPATVREVSMELAKVLLHLEERTYIEGFVELRQRALVALTVTDPVQVVQYLTSQFYSLNYSLCQRMDILDVLALAAQELSQPHISGKNKPSSVLSPCVQTLPGRDSTQDWRRIVDERIKSKTRYLTKGQSLVGAACGPNRFSSLAGHFFFPLIQSFDRPLVTFDLLGDDHLVLGRLAHTLAILMYFAVHTVAAAAMGKALLEFVWALRFHTDSYVRQGLLTAVSSILLSVPSDCLLEDMTNEFLETQSWLADVAEKDPDGDCRRLACQNLLLMENLLKKLRSASP; encoded by the exons ATGGAGCCTGAGCCCTTTGAAGTTGGCCGTGCAGTACGAGAGACTATCAACATCCTTTCCTCTTCCAGGGATGGAGTCCAGATCTCCAAGGCGCTTGGCACAATTAAGTGCTACCTAGGTGGAAATGAAAACCAACCCCTCCTAAAGGAGAGGGAAGAATTTACTCGTGTCCATTTTTCTGCCTTTCTGCAAGGTCTTGTTAGTAACCTGAGTCCAGATTGGATAGAATTACTTACGACTGATCAGCAGAAGGAATTATGTGACAGCTTTTTCTTGGAAGGGCCAGCTGACCAAGCTTTTTTGGTTCTGCTGGACTCCATCATTTCTACTGG TCTCAGGTTTCGCTTGATGAAGCTCGTTAGCATCCTGGAACAGTTTCTGCAGATGGGAGGCATATCAGCTGTGATCTGGGAGGTCTGTCGTCAGCAGGCTCAGGCTGATTCACCTATGTTACAAGAGACCTTCCTCAACAAGGTTGTGTGTCTGCCTGATCACTTGTGCAACAAGCTCCAGGGGAATAACCTGCCTATATTTTTCCCACAAAACTATTTCCCTCTGCTGGCTACTGAAATCATCCAGGTGTTGCAATGGATCTGTGACTTGCTGAGAG GTGGCGTGGACTGTTCCATTTCCTTTGTGTCTCAGATCTTGGGGAAAGTCTGTGTGCATGGGAGACAAA AAATTCTGAATAAGTTGGTGCCCCGACTAATGGATCTGACCAAGGTGGACTGCATATGGCAGAGGATATGCTGGCAACTCGTTGAATGTGTGCCAGATCGTTGGATGGAAGCTGTGGTCAGTGGCTTTGTTCAGACAGCACCTGG GGCGGATGTCTTGTCTCAATTACTGGGGAACCTGGTTGTGAAAAACAAGAAAGCTCAATTTGTGGTGACTCAGAAACTGCTACTCCTGCAGTATGGCTATGAG ACTACAGTGCTGCAGAACCTCCTTGGATACCTGGCTCTAGACAGTGTTCGATATTCCTTATTGATCAAA GTGCTGAAAGAACTCCTGGagacctggggcagcagcagtgctgtaaAGCACTGTCCAGTTGAGCAGCAATTGTATATTAGCAAGGCCATCCTCATCTGCCTCTCCCACCTGAAGGAGCCTGAAATAGAGAGCAACAGACAAG AGCTTCTTGTCAGTATGATGGGAGGGATGAAATGCCACCTGGATAGCAATTTGCCACGGGTTCGGCGTCTGGGAATGGTCGTGGCAGAGAGCATCAGTTCCAGAATAAACACAGATGGGCCTAGCCTGAAATTCCAG tatgaagatgatgatgagacCAGAGAGTTAAAGTCACTTATAAAGCAGACTGCACCACTACAGCCCCCTATCACCTACCTGCCAAATGCTGG CGGGAATGACAGTTCATCTGCTACACCAAAAGCTTTGTCAAAACCAAGTGGGACCCCGCACCCATCAGCCTGTGCTGTGCCAGAGGAGAGGTCTGACTCAGAGCTTGACAG TGATGATGACCTCATCCCTTATGACATGTCAGAGGATAGAGAGCTAAAGAAGATGAAAGCTCCAGTCTATATCCGAGACTGTATTGAAG TCCTAaccagatctgaagatgtggacAAGTGGGAAGCCACAATGAAGGTGCTGGATTGTCTTATTCGTAGGAATCCAGCTACTGTAAGAGAG GTGAGCATGGAACTGGCtaaagtgctgctgcacctggaggaGAGAACCTACATTGAGGGCTTTGTGGAGCTGCGCCAGAGAGCCCTAGTGGCTCTGACTGTCACCGATCCAGTCCAA GTGGTGCAGTACCTGACCTCCCAGTTCTACTCCCTGAACTACAGTCTCTGTCAGCGCATGGACATTCTGGAT GTCCTAGCTTTGGCTGCTCAGGAACTCTCTCAGCCCCATATCTCTGGGAAAAACAAGCCCAGCAGTGTCCTGAGTCCTTGTGTCCAGACTCTCCCTGGCAGGGACAGCACCCAGGACTGGAGAAGGATTGTGGACGAAAGGATCAAAAGTAAGACGCGCTATTTGACGAAG GGTCAGTCTCTAGTGGGAGCGGCTTGTGGCCCAAACAGGTTCAGTTCTCTAGCTGGGCATTTCTTCTTCCCGCTGATTCAGAGCTTTGACAG GCCTCTGGTAACTTTTGACCTTTTAGGAGATGATCACCTTGTGCTGGGAAGGCTGGCGCACACTCTGGCAATCCTGATGTACTTCGCTGTCCACACTGTG gcagctgctgccatgggaaaGGCACTGCTGGAGTTCGTCTGGGCCTTGCGCTTTCACACAGACTC GTATGTGCGTCAGGGCCTCCTGACTGCAGTTTCCTCCATCCTCTTGAGTGTCCCTAGTGACTGCCTGCTGGAGGACATGACAAATGAGTTCTTGGAGACCCAGTCCTGGCTGGCAG